A region from the Wolbachia endosymbiont of Folsomia candida genome encodes:
- a CDS encoding DUF5372 family protein, with amino-acid sequence MHDWKDYQTRVENGTHCFNTVYLGCSWLELTAPKSSRYSGYATITHPFHPWKGKSFQILSTKNFNNRDIFSLKTLTRGTVGIPRDWTDKADPNLYQTLTDLSPILSFSHLQQLVKLVTNLDQAKNSKEVD; translated from the coding sequence GTGCACGATTGGAAGGATTACCAAACGAGGGTCGAAAATGGCACGCACTGCTTTAATACAGTGTACTTGGGTTGCTCATGGTTAGAATTAACTGCACCTAAGTCCAGTCGATATTCGGGATACGCTACTATTACTCATCCATTCCATCCATGGAAGGGGAAAAGTTTTCAAATATTATCAACAAAAAACTTTAATAATCGGGATATATTTAGTTTGAAAACGTTGACGCGTGGTACAGTAGGCATTCCACGTGATTGGACAGACAAAGCAGATCCTAATCTTTATCAAACCCTTACTGATTTATCGCCTATTTTATCGTTTTCCCATCTTCAGCAGTTAGTTAAATTAGTTACCAATCTTGATCAAGCTAAAAATAGCAAAGAGGTTGATTAA
- a CDS encoding recombinase family protein translates to MTAHKIQNHHILKPAYVYLRQSTMGQVRLNQESTERQYKLKDKAQQMGWSQNAIRVLDDDLGISGAQANNREDFKILVADVSMGKVGAVFVLEASRLSRSCSDWHRLLELCALTDTLIIDEDGCYNPNDFNDQLVLGLKGTISHAELHFIRARLLGGKVNKAKKGELRFPLPVGFCYDDEGNTRFDDNEQVRSVIQLLFKVFKEKGSAYGVVHHFGKNKIQFPKRAYGGIWKGKLIWGALTHSRVCSVLKNPSYAGAYVYGRFKYQKKLSSTGLVKTTVVRLPTEAWHTMIKNHHEGYITWEEYVANKKVLANNQTSGEENMLPTAVREGLGLLQGLLICSYCGCRLTVRYKSKGGVLAVYECNWKKKWGEDSKSCFSVYGNPLDEAIVKRVLEVMEPAQIEIAVKAFEELEQRGHMLDKQWQMQIKRADYEVQLAQRRYEEVDPSNRLVAGTLEKRWNEALIALEEAQNQYDEYKKNDVLTATKQQKEKVLALAQDLPRLWNAESTSARDRKRILRLLVKDITVEKLRSEQKAVLHIRWQTNAIEDLEVQLPKKSYDRWRHSDDIIDRIRQLSKTMTDEQIISLLNQEGLTTNKGNPFTIKSMKWIRFKHKIPALCNQKSEEELSVKQVAEKFNVSHYVVRYWIERKFINARRIGERFWVSISLEQELELKKRIESSSKIAIARLKSQKQIEGGVL, encoded by the coding sequence ATGACAGCACACAAAATTCAGAACCACCATATATTAAAACCAGCATACGTTTATTTAAGGCAATCAACAATGGGACAGGTAAGGCTCAATCAGGAGAGTACTGAAAGGCAGTATAAACTGAAAGATAAAGCGCAACAAATGGGATGGTCTCAGAATGCCATAAGAGTTTTAGATGATGATTTAGGGATTTCAGGAGCTCAAGCTAATAATCGAGAAGATTTTAAAATATTAGTTGCTGATGTATCAATGGGAAAAGTAGGAGCCGTGTTTGTACTGGAAGCGTCGAGATTATCTAGATCTTGCAGTGATTGGCATAGATTACTGGAATTATGTGCTTTAACAGATACATTGATTATAGATGAAGATGGTTGTTACAATCCTAATGACTTCAACGACCAATTGGTACTTGGGCTAAAAGGAACGATATCACACGCAGAGTTGCATTTCATCCGTGCTAGACTTTTAGGAGGTAAGGTAAATAAGGCTAAGAAAGGAGAGCTTCGATTTCCTCTCCCAGTAGGATTTTGCTATGATGATGAAGGTAATACTAGATTTGACGATAATGAGCAAGTAAGAAGTGTGATTCAATTATTGTTTAAAGTATTTAAAGAAAAGGGCAGTGCTTATGGAGTAGTACATCATTTTGGTAAGAACAAAATACAGTTTCCAAAACGAGCATATGGTGGTATTTGGAAAGGAAAGTTAATATGGGGAGCACTGACACATTCTAGGGTATGTTCAGTATTAAAAAACCCTTCTTATGCTGGAGCTTATGTTTATGGTCGCTTTAAATATCAGAAAAAATTATCAAGTACTGGATTGGTCAAGACAACAGTAGTTCGCCTACCGACAGAAGCCTGGCATACAATGATAAAAAACCACCACGAAGGTTATATAACGTGGGAAGAATATGTAGCAAATAAAAAGGTTTTAGCAAATAATCAAACCAGTGGAGAAGAGAATATGCTACCTACAGCAGTACGAGAAGGATTGGGATTATTGCAGGGATTATTAATTTGTAGTTACTGCGGCTGTCGTCTTACTGTAAGGTATAAGAGCAAAGGTGGTGTTCTTGCTGTTTATGAATGTAATTGGAAAAAGAAGTGGGGAGAAGATAGTAAGAGTTGTTTTTCTGTTTATGGAAATCCTCTGGATGAAGCTATCGTAAAAAGAGTATTGGAAGTCATGGAACCTGCGCAAATTGAGATTGCCGTAAAAGCATTTGAAGAATTGGAGCAACGAGGTCACATGCTAGATAAACAATGGCAAATGCAGATAAAAAGAGCAGATTATGAAGTACAACTGGCACAGAGACGTTATGAAGAAGTAGACCCATCAAATCGCCTAGTAGCTGGAACATTGGAGAAACGTTGGAACGAAGCTTTAATAGCATTGGAAGAAGCACAGAATCAATATGATGAATATAAGAAAAATGATGTACTTACAGCTACAAAACAACAAAAAGAGAAAGTGTTGGCACTAGCTCAGGACTTACCACGCTTATGGAATGCAGAATCAACAAGTGCAAGAGATCGAAAGCGTATTTTACGACTTCTAGTTAAGGATATTACTGTTGAAAAACTACGTAGTGAACAAAAAGCAGTACTACATATACGCTGGCAAACAAATGCTATAGAGGACTTAGAGGTGCAATTGCCAAAAAAATCCTATGACAGATGGAGGCATTCAGATGATATAATTGATCGGATAAGACAGCTATCGAAAACAATGACTGATGAACAAATTATTAGTTTGTTAAACCAAGAGGGGCTGACAACAAATAAAGGTAATCCTTTTACTATAAAAAGTATGAAATGGATTCGATTTAAACATAAGATCCCAGCACTATGTAATCAAAAATCTGAAGAAGAGTTATCAGTGAAACAAGTTGCAGAAAAATTCAATGTCAGTCATTACGTAGTACGTTATTGGATTGAACGTAAGTTTATTAATGCACGACGTATTGGTGAAAGGTTCTGGGTATCGATAAGTTTAGAACAAGAACTGGAGTTAAAAAAACGTATTGAGAGCTCTTCTAAAATAGCAATTGCAAGGTTGAAATCACAAAAACAAATTGAAGGAGGTGTATTATGA
- a CDS encoding DUF2163 domain-containing protein has protein sequence MFSCSQPSNNYSYHLERTVQELYSPTCRAQFCDDKCKADTQKFSKISTVTKVIDEKRFEDVNLTENDEYYKHGIVKFSGSVAFEGVVKEYKNKVITLFASPPYQISAGDQYSILAGCDKTFSTCKSKFNNTINFHGEPYIPAFLPTP, from the coding sequence ATCTTCTCATGCTCTCAACCGAGCAATAACTATTCATATCATCTAGAGAGAACTGTACAAGAGTTATACTCCCCTACATGCAGAGCACAATTTTGCGATGATAAATGCAAGGCTGATACTCAAAAATTTAGCAAAATCAGTACAGTTACTAAAGTAATAGACGAAAAAAGATTTGAGGATGTAAATTTAACTGAGAACGATGAATATTATAAGCATGGTATAGTAAAATTTTCTGGCTCAGTAGCGTTCGAAGGTGTAGTGAAAGAATATAAAAACAAAGTGATCACATTGTTTGCATCGCCCCCATATCAAATTTCTGCTGGAGATCAATATTCAATACTTGCAGGTTGCGATAAAACATTTTCAACGTGTAAAAGCAAATTTAACAACACTATAAATTTTCATGGCGAACCTTATATACCCGCATTCCTCCCTACTCCTTAA
- a CDS encoding phage tail assembly protein — translation MQTITLNNPITVDGISVSELTIRRPKVRDYLAIERLNGSDLSKEVTLTANLASVTKEAIEELDIADYVKAQEILKDFFSPIIQRT, via the coding sequence ATGCAAACAATTACACTAAACAATCCAATTACAGTTGATGGAATTTCTGTTTCAGAGCTAACTATCAGACGTCCAAAAGTAAGGGATTACCTAGCAATTGAGCGCCTTAATGGTAGTGATCTGAGTAAAGAAGTGACCCTAACTGCAAATCTAGCCTCTGTTACAAAAGAAGCAATCGAAGAATTAGATATTGCAGATTATGTAAAAGCACAAGAGATCTTAAAGGATTTTTTTTCACCAATTATCCAAAGGACTTAA
- a CDS encoding type II toxin-antitoxin system RelE family toxin, whose protein sequence is MPSGIRPYNIDYSESVIKKDIPALPKKIKSIIEKAIMERLTVEPIGLGKPLRHDLSGQYSLRVSTYRILYYIDAPAHTVVITSIEHRKDSYQS, encoded by the coding sequence ATGCCTTCTGGGATTAGGCCATATAATATAGATTACTCAGAATCTGTTATAAAGAAAGATATTCCAGCACTTCCAAAAAAGATAAAATCAATTATTGAAAAGGCAATAATGGAACGTCTTACGGTTGAGCCGATAGGACTTGGAAAACCTTTGCGCCATGATTTAAGTGGACAGTACAGTTTAAGGGTAAGTACTTATCGTATACTGTACTATATAGACGCTCCAGCACATACGGTAGTAATTACTTCAATTGAACACAGAAAAGATTCTTATCAAAGCTAA
- a CDS encoding phage tail sheath subtilisin-like domain-containing protein — protein sequence MTEKFLHGVNVIEVTSGPKTIRTSKSSVIGIIGTAPDSDAEKFPLNKPVLITGSLKEAAKLGNKGTLPSAISSIFSQIGATVVVIRVEESEIIKNIIGGVDSETGEYQGIEAFLSSESIVHVAPRILIAPGFTHQLPEAEDGEGSKNPVVAALIGVAEKLRAIIVADGPNTNDEEAIKWRKSVGSSRVYIVDPWAKVFTNGKEEILPSSPFVAGLIAKIDNEHGFWWSPSNQEINGIVGTSRPVDFTLGDSNCRANHLNENEVATIIHQNGYKLWGNRTCSSDSKWAFLSVRRTADLINDSLLRAHLWAVDRNITKTYMDDVIEGVNSYLASLKAQGAIISGKCYVSPELNTPANIASGRVFFDFEFTPPYPAEQITFRSRLVNNEIEKYS from the coding sequence ATGACAGAAAAGTTTTTACATGGAGTCAATGTTATTGAAGTAACTTCTGGCCCAAAAACAATTAGAACAAGTAAATCATCAGTAATTGGTATTATTGGTACAGCACCAGATAGTGACGCAGAAAAATTTCCACTAAATAAACCAGTTCTTATAACGGGAAGTCTAAAAGAAGCAGCAAAACTCGGTAATAAAGGAACTCTTCCATCTGCAATAAGCTCAATCTTTTCACAAATTGGTGCGACAGTAGTAGTTATTAGAGTTGAAGAGAGTGAAATAATTAAAAATATCATCGGTGGAGTTGATTCAGAAACTGGAGAATATCAAGGGATAGAGGCTTTCCTCAGTAGTGAAAGTATAGTCCATGTTGCGCCAAGAATCCTTATTGCTCCAGGATTTACTCACCAACTACCAGAAGCTGAAGATGGAGAAGGGTCGAAAAATCCAGTAGTAGCAGCATTAATAGGGGTAGCAGAGAAGCTAAGAGCTATAATAGTAGCAGATGGACCAAATACCAATGATGAAGAAGCAATCAAATGGAGAAAAAGTGTTGGCAGCAGCAGAGTATACATTGTTGATCCATGGGCGAAAGTGTTCACTAATGGGAAAGAAGAGATTTTGCCTTCTAGCCCGTTTGTTGCTGGCTTAATTGCTAAAATAGACAATGAACATGGATTTTGGTGGTCACCATCCAATCAAGAGATTAATGGTATTGTTGGAACTAGCCGTCCAGTTGATTTTACTCTAGGTGACTCAAACTGCAGAGCAAATCACTTAAATGAAAATGAAGTTGCAACAATTATTCACCAAAATGGCTATAAACTATGGGGAAATAGAACCTGCTCAAGTGATTCAAAATGGGCTTTTTTGTCAGTCAGACGCACAGCTGATCTAATTAACGATAGTCTTCTTCGAGCACATCTCTGGGCAGTTGACCGCAATATCACTAAAACCTACATGGATGATGTAATTGAGGGGGTGAATTCTTACCTGGCAAGTTTAAAAGCCCAAGGAGCTATTATCAGTGGAAAGTGTTACGTATCACCAGAGCTAAATACACCAGCTAATATTGCAAGTGGAAGAGTATTTTTTGATTTTGAATTTACGCCACCATATCCCGCTGAGCAGATTACGTTTAGGTCGCGTCTGGTTAACAATGAAATAGAAAAATATAGTTAA
- a CDS encoding IS4 family transposase yields the protein MIKGLKMYGVNTNTQYTDSLGDKWLERELRHVNLGDIRLNKRLITTSYLIERKASGSINQSCGGWKEAKGAYRLFSNEKLEAEKIYSSHHKETAERIKGNKLIFSIQDTSYLDFDSHINTKGLGSISKAYTKHKKGLLLHSALMVSKEGLPLGLSSQQCWARPARKEETAKEKANRKYRTSIEEKESYKWIAALKETINNVSKDVQLVTLGDREADIFKFLWIAESLGSFYVIRNRANRKFICTEEGKTDLQTRIAQLPVKEKIVLEVAKNGHQKSRKANIEVKYMKGYIPIRAPYIYGSKDTAHKISDKVAVYVVSAKEMDPPKGVEAIDWTLLTNVPVNSTLDAIERINWYKLRWKIEEYFRILKSGCKIESSRLTTKERLQKLIAIKSIITFKILYLTKVALSHPMEACTKVLSNEEWKALYIREHQVATLPEEPPNIKQAIIWLGKLGGFMNRKGDNLPGSMTLWRGYENLRESMVMLHIITSQSYG from the coding sequence TTGATAAAGGGTTTAAAAATGTACGGAGTAAATACAAATACGCAATATACTGATAGCTTAGGGGACAAATGGCTAGAAAGAGAGTTGAGACATGTTAATCTGGGAGATATAAGGCTTAATAAGAGGCTTATTACAACAAGTTATCTTATAGAGCGTAAGGCATCTGGATCAATTAATCAAAGTTGTGGTGGATGGAAAGAAGCTAAGGGCGCGTACAGGTTGTTTAGTAATGAAAAGCTTGAGGCCGAGAAAATTTATTCTTCTCATCATAAAGAAACAGCGGAAAGGATAAAAGGAAATAAGCTTATATTTTCAATCCAAGATACTAGTTATTTGGATTTTGACTCTCATATAAATACCAAAGGGCTAGGCAGTATTTCTAAAGCTTATACAAAGCATAAAAAGGGTTTGCTGCTGCATAGTGCCTTAATGGTCAGTAAAGAAGGATTACCTTTAGGTTTATCTTCTCAACAGTGCTGGGCGCGTCCCGCTAGAAAAGAAGAAACAGCAAAAGAAAAAGCAAATAGGAAATACCGTACTTCTATAGAGGAGAAAGAAAGTTATAAGTGGATAGCAGCACTAAAAGAAACCATAAATAACGTTTCCAAAGATGTACAACTTGTCACTCTTGGTGATAGGGAAGCAGATATCTTCAAATTTTTATGGATAGCTGAATCATTGGGTAGTTTTTATGTAATCCGTAACCGAGCTAATAGAAAATTTATCTGTACTGAAGAGGGAAAAACAGATTTGCAAACACGCATAGCTCAACTTCCGGTAAAAGAGAAAATCGTCTTGGAAGTTGCTAAAAACGGGCACCAGAAGTCAAGAAAAGCAAATATTGAAGTAAAATATATGAAAGGCTATATACCTATCAGAGCGCCTTACATTTATGGGTCAAAAGATACAGCACATAAAATAAGTGATAAAGTCGCTGTATATGTGGTAAGCGCAAAGGAAATGGATCCTCCTAAAGGAGTTGAAGCTATCGATTGGACTTTGTTAACTAATGTACCAGTTAATAGCACTTTAGATGCCATAGAAAGGATAAATTGGTATAAGCTACGATGGAAAATTGAAGAATACTTTAGAATTTTAAAATCAGGATGTAAAATAGAAAGCTCTCGTTTAACTACAAAGGAAAGGCTACAGAAATTAATTGCTATAAAGAGCATTATTACATTTAAAATTTTATATTTAACAAAAGTGGCTTTATCGCATCCTATGGAGGCTTGCACTAAGGTTCTAAGCAATGAAGAGTGGAAAGCTCTTTACATACGTGAGCATCAAGTGGCCACATTGCCCGAAGAACCTCCAAACATAAAACAAGCTATTATTTGGTTAGGAAAATTAGGTGGGTTTATGAATAGAAAAGGTGATAATTTACCAGGAAGTATGACTCTATGGCGAGGCTATGAAAATCTTAGAGAGAGCATGGTTATGCTTCACATAATAACTTCTCAAAGTTATGGGTAA
- a CDS encoding phage major tail tube protein has product MLPKILKNFNVFVDGRGYAGRIDEITLPKLTIKTEEYRAGGMDIPINIDMGMEKLEAEFTFSEYDTELFRLFGLIDGNSVSLTLRGGLQGSGINNIEGVIINLRGIFREFDFGSWKPGEKATLKCTVAAHYYKLTIGDKELIEIDAENMIRKINGVDQMALLQTILGI; this is encoded by the coding sequence ATGCTGCCAAAAATCTTAAAGAATTTTAATGTATTCGTTGATGGTCGTGGTTATGCCGGTCGTATTGATGAAATAACCTTGCCAAAGCTTACCATAAAAACAGAAGAGTATCGCGCTGGTGGTATGGATATCCCAATAAATATCGATATGGGCATGGAAAAGTTGGAAGCTGAATTTACTTTTTCTGAATATGATACAGAGTTATTCAGGCTTTTCGGCTTAATAGATGGGAATTCAGTATCTCTGACACTTCGAGGTGGATTACAAGGCAGTGGTATCAATAATATCGAAGGAGTAATCATTAATCTCAGGGGAATATTCAGAGAATTTGACTTTGGTAGTTGGAAACCTGGTGAGAAAGCAACACTCAAATGCACTGTCGCTGCTCATTATTATAAACTCACCATTGGTGACAAAGAACTTATTGAGATTGATGCTGAAAATATGATTCGAAAGATAAATGGTGTTGATCAGATGGCTTTACTACAAACAATTTTAGGTATATGA